The Deinococcus roseus genome contains a region encoding:
- a CDS encoding SRPBCC family protein, which produces MPTIILSSAIHASIDVVFDLSRSIDLHMIGAAHTQEKAVAGRTSGLIGLGEDVTWKATHFGLPFTLQTRVTRLERPYYFVTEMVSGPFKALKHEHRFRVLQNGETEMKEIFEFKLPLGVMGSAAERMFLTRYFQRFLSYRNNTILEYAETDQWMDLLHPATHPIGEWHFS; this is translated from the coding sequence ATGCCCACCATCATTCTGAGCAGTGCGATCCATGCCTCAATCGACGTGGTGTTCGATCTGAGCCGCAGCATTGACCTCCACATGATTGGTGCTGCACACACCCAGGAAAAAGCCGTTGCCGGCAGAACCAGTGGTCTGATCGGCCTGGGAGAAGATGTCACCTGGAAAGCCACCCATTTTGGGCTCCCTTTCACGCTGCAAACCCGGGTCACCCGTCTGGAACGCCCTTACTACTTTGTGACCGAAATGGTCAGCGGTCCATTCAAAGCCCTGAAACATGAACACCGTTTCCGGGTCTTGCAAAACGGCGAAACCGAGATGAAGGAAATCTTCGAGTTCAAGTTGCCCCTCGGGGTGATGGGGAGTGCCGCCGAGCGCATGTTCCTGACCCGTTACTTCCAGCGTTTCCTGTCTTACCGCAACAACACCATCCTGGAATATGCCGAAACCGACCAGTGGATGGATTTGCTCCACCCTGCAACCCACCCGATTGGCGAGTGGCACTTCAGTTGA
- a CDS encoding MmcQ/YjbR family DNA-binding protein encodes MQTITELREHSLSKRGTTEDFPFGFETLVLRVRGKIFALTDITQDPITVNLKCNPERAIKLREEHPDHIQGGWHMNKKHWNTVLLDGTLPDGLVRELIDHSYALVAKGLPKQDREDLGLVKQAIVSD; translated from the coding sequence ATGCAAACCATCACTGAACTCAGAGAACACAGCCTGAGCAAAAGGGGCACCACAGAAGATTTTCCCTTCGGATTTGAAACGCTGGTCCTCAGGGTCAGGGGCAAAATCTTTGCCCTGACAGACATCACCCAGGACCCCATCACGGTGAACCTCAAATGCAACCCCGAACGGGCCATCAAACTGCGGGAAGAGCACCCAGATCACATCCAGGGCGGCTGGCACATGAACAAGAAACACTGGAACACGGTTTTGCTGGACGGCACTTTGCCTGATGGTCTGGTGCGAGAGCTGATCGACCACTCTTATGCACTGGTGGCAAAAGGACTGCCCAAACAGGACCGGGAAGACCTGGGGCTGGTGAAACAGGCAATTGTAAGTGACTGA